TGGGAATCGGGTGCAGTCAACTCCCACAATGTGGCATGGGGAACGGGGAACAGTGTGGGTTCAGGAGGGGTTCAGAGAGCCTGGGGAAGCGCTTCTTCTAACACTGGCACTAACTTATCCAATGGGGAATGGAACAACCTGCCGAATAGTCAGCATTCCAGTGATGGCATGAATGGGAACGGCAATAGGAAGGGAACAAATGGATGGAAGTCCCTTGAGGACGATGCTCTTTGTGGTCAGAATTCTGTGATTTCCCAAGTGAATGAGCAGAACAGTGTATGGGGCAAATCTACAGCTACTAATGCGGAAAGTGAGGGTAGCACAGAAAGCACTGGAAGTCAAAATGAGAAAATGAGAGGGGATGAACAAAGGGGTCGTGACAGGAGAAAAGCTGACCCACAAGGGTTAATCCAGAATACTTCGAACAGACCGGACTTGGACCCCTGTGTCCTTTCCAACACTGGTTGGGGTCAGACTGTGATCAGacagcacactgcctgggatataGAAGCTTCAATGGAAATTGAGAAAAAGACTGACATTGGAACAGAGGCCTGGGGAGGCTGCGTTTCCCAGACTTCTAACtcaggggggtggggggatggGCCTAGCCCAAACTGCAATGATACCTCATCAGTATCTGGGTGGGCCAATCAGAAGCCTGCCACAGGGTGGGGAGACACCAAAGGCTCCAACAGCCAAGGGGGGTGGGATGAGAATTCTGCTTCTACAGGAGTGGTCAAGAGCAATCAATCGTGGGGAAGTAGCAAAGAAGATAAGTCTTCTGCATGGAATGATGCACAAAAGGTCAAACAGGGATGGATGGAAGGACAGAAATCAAAGCAAGGCTGGGGAGTTTCATCTCGAGGTGAGGAGTGGGGGGAAGCTCCAAGAGCTAACCAATGGGGTGAGCCTCAGAAATCGGGTTCTGGTGGCTGGGATAGCGACAGTGATAGATCAGTTTCTGGCTGGAGTGAACCAGGTAGATCTGGTTCTGGTACTAATacatggggggggggaggaggaggaggaggtggcagTAACAATCCAAACCCAAGCAGTGCTTCAGGTTGGGGAGAACAGTCAAAGACTAATAACCAGCCCCAAGGCTGGGGAGAACCGTCAAAGACTAATAACCAGTCTCAAGGTTGGGGAGAGCAGTCAAAGACTAACCAGCCCCAAGGTTGGGGAGAGCCGTCAAAGACTAACCAGCCCCAAGGCTGGGGAGAACCGTCAAAGACTAATAACCCACCCCAAAGCTGGGGAGAACCGTCAAAGACTAATAACCCGCCCCAAGGTTGGGGAGAGCAGTCAAAGACTAATAACCAGTCCCAAGGTTGGGGAGGACAGTCAAAGGCTAACCAGCCCCAAGGTTGGGGAGAGCAGTCAAAGGCTAACCAGCCCCAAGGCTGGGGAGAACCGTCAAATACTAATAATCCACCCCAAGGTTGGGGAGAGCAGTCAAAGACAAATAACCAGTCCCAAGGTTGGGGAGGACAGTCAAAGACTAATAACCAGTCCCAAGGTTGGGGTGAACCTTCAAAGCCAAGTAATTCCCCTGATTGGAACAAACCACAGGATGTCAGTGGTGGATCATTGTCTTGGGGAGGAGCTCTGTCTTCATCTTCATCTGCCACCAGTAAACCTGCAGGCTGGATAAATGGACCAGTGCCAGCCTCACCAAAGGAGGAAGAGCCGACAGGCTGGGAGGAACCGTCGCCGGAGTCTATCAGGCGCAAAATGGAAATTGACGACGGAACCTCTGCTTGGGGAGatccaaacaaatacaaatacaaaaatgtaaacatgtggAATAAAAATGTTGCGAATGGTAGCAGTGGATCTGAGCAGGAAGCACAAGTACAACAGCAGTACCTGCCGCAACCACCGCCAAGTGCCATGCCGAACAAAGAAAACAGTGGTGGCCCCGGTAAGTTGATTAGTTatcttttacatttgtttttcttttttacatataGGATATTTGACAATGAGTTATTGATGCATTCTTGGTACTGCTTTATTTAGTTAGTAAAGAGATGCCCACGGTACTGCTGGGGGATCTCTGTTTACTTTAAACCACCATACTTTGTATCATATTATGCTTTTTACTGTGTAGTTTAGAAGTGTTTGGTAGTTAAAATACATGGAATAATACTCTCTCTTTTGAGAGCAGCTTTGTCACATTTATATTGAAGGCCAGTCTGCACAGTTAgcatttaaatgtgaaaaaatagGTGTTACCAAACGACTGCTGCAACAGGAGTAGCAGAAAACGATTTACGTAGAGGGATATTTAAAGAGAGAATTTGAAGCATGAGGTGGAAGGTGTAATGACATAAATATCTGgtggaaaattacatttaaatataggtCTTGCATTTGTGTAAACAAACCCTGTATAGAGATTACTGATGTAATCAGCCTAGTTTATAAAGCTCTGGTGCTATTGTTAGGATTGTGCAGTAGTGATTTCGAAAGTATTGTCAAACTTGATTGAAACAGGTGATATACAGTAATTTAGTCCATTGAGACCAAGTCACTAGAAGCATTAGAGGGAGGGGTGTAGATggagtacatttatttatttttgttctggaAAGATTCATATGTTTGTGTGTCATCATAGATGGACACAATTGGCTTTTCTTTACTTAAATAAAATACTATGTTTCCAGAAAAAGAACTGGATAAAACAATGGGCCTAAACTTTAATTTGTCAGTCCTTTCTCAAAAGGATTGGAAACATCTTTAAATGCTTAAACCCAGTGTGCgtttttatatgtttttgcttttatttaatttccCAAAACTGAAAATCTACTGTAATACCAAACCTCAGCAGATTTATTTTTGAAGGCTTTTTTGGTACATGCGCACTCAAAAGAAATTCAGGGCCTAAAGTAGCTTAGCTTACAATGTTAGGCAGCTTGAAACTGTTAGAACTACATTcagacagttttatttattttattttataaattaccAAAGGATGGGGAGAGCCTTATGGTGTTCAGCCGAAGTCTGAATCATCTTGGGGAGAGCCGTCCGTTCCACCTACCACTGTAGACAATGGAACGTCTGCATGGGGCAAACCCATGGACACTGGTAACAGCTGGGGAGAGCCTGGTAATGAGACCACTGGCTGGAGTAACACTCCAGTCGGGCAACAGCCTCAAAATAAACCCGGTAAGGCAGCCAGAGTCCATTCAATcattcatttcttttattttatttatttatttttttcctctgaaaTGTGGTGGTAGTGTTTGTGGTGGTACGAAATGTGTGCATTtccaaaaacagaaatgtaataacTTGTTACTTAAACTCTACAGGTTAGTTGCGTTTTGTTAAGGGAAGCACCTTTGGATTATGTGAAGGGGATCTGTGCtcaaagtactgaattatttcatttttttgtttgtctggcGTATTTTGAAGTGGTTAATTTTGCCCGTACATGTGTCTGAAACCTGCTGTTCTGGTATAGCACTGGTAGCAGCACAAAAAATTGGTTTAATACTTGACCTGTGAGATTTCTTCGCAGTATTAACCCTTtttgtttattactgttttattttggtgtttttatttacTAGGACCCAAACCTATGCAAGATGGCTGGTGTGGTGATGAAATGTCAATGCCAGGGACTCGTCATCCCagctgggaggaggaggaggacgtgGAGATTGGAATGTGGAACAGTAACCCTTCACAGGAGATGAACCAGCCTTCAAACTGGCCACCTTACATGAAGAAAATGCCTCCAAAGGTAGACTTTCCACAGGTCTCCAGTTTGCATGTCCGGTCAATATTTTATAGCATAAGCATTcttattttaaagttatttagaTATCTCCAGAAACTGGGGATATATAGAAGTGCCTTTAGGTATGCATGTCCCAATTCTAGGTCTAGCCCATCCAATCTGATCAGACATTATTTACAAGCGGTTATTGAGAGGAATAGTTAGGTGTCTGAATGTATCAAATCTGACGtacacagatttcattttttatacatACACAGTGGATGTTGGTCGTGGCAATCCTGATAGCTTTCATTTTGTATTGCACAAATTAAGTCCATTACTTCAATTCatgtaatgtgttgttttttaggGCATAATAAAAGGAGGCAACAAACAGGATGATGCATGGATGAATCAGTTTGTGAAGCAGTTTTCTAATATTGGATTCTCTGTAAGTATAAAACCATTTCATGTTGTGTGTGGTCATTATGCTGCACACatgaacaaattaaataataatcatttcttTTAGAGGGATTCTTCTGAAGAAGCCCTAAAGAGCAATAAGATGGACATGTCTGGAGGTATGTTTTTGTTTACCTAATCTTAATAAAATTAATGAATTTTCACAGTGTTTTTATCTAACATCAATCCCTGCCTCTCCTGCAGGAATGTTGCAAGACAAGAGAATGGACATGGATAAGCATGGCCTAAATGCCGGAGAATATAATGTTATAGGAAAGGGCTCTGGCTCCCGCACACAGATCTCCAAAGAGTCTTCCGTGGAACGCAGCCCTTACTATGACAAGGTTCGTGTTTATTTGTTTGAAGCTAGATTCAATGTGTTCTTGTTCTCGCATAAGTAAACAATGCACAGGGATAGACTTGTTTTTGAATATTTGAGCTGAAGTAAATGCTTGGGTCATTGCATATTGTAATTGGCAGTTTAGAATATGTATCTTAAAGGCATTGTCATCTGAATTTTCTGCACTCCCCTGATGGGAAGACTAAGTTACCGGTACATTGGCAATTTATCTAAACAGGGCGCTTCTATTTCATTTCCAGCCTTTCTCTAGCCTGTAGCAGTAGTGTTTAGTTTTGTATTGCTGCATTATTCTAACTTGTGTGTTCTGTTTCTGCCGTCCTTTCTTTTCCACCTTGGTGATGCTGGGCTTTCATCTCTCCACTTCCAAACCTGTTCCTGACGCTGCTGTATAATCGTTACCGCTGGCACTCTGGCTGGTGATGTGTGCAGCTGTCCTTGGCCATGTCTGGGCACGATGACATTGTAGCAGAAGAGCcccaaaatgtacattttgtatcTAATCACAATATGAAGCTTCCCCCTTCAAACAATGCACTACCTAATCAAACCCTTGGCTCTGTGGCAGGGCTGGGCATCCAAAACTTGAATTCTGTTAGACAGGTGAGTCTTGCTGTGTTAGCAATAGGGTTTCCAATTCTTAACAGCACATATCCATTACTAGAATGCTAAACTCTAGTTCTCAAGGGACATTTCAGTACATGTTTTTTACTTTAGTCTATAATCCTAAAATTGGCCGAACATAAATTAGCTGTGAGGTACAGCCTTGTGTACTCAATAATACTGATTTTACtataaaaatttaaaataaaaatgtatctggTTCAAAAGAAAAACTGAACTGGTACAACCCACTAGGAATAAAGGTTTTACTTCTtgcattgtatgttttttttgatCATTTCACAGTTTGACTTGAGAATTAGTTTTAGGGCTGGTATAGGAATTGTTCCAGGTAGCTAATTACATGGGACTCTAATTTGTCCGTTTACTTCGATGAGATAAGGAAGAGGGTCGTGCAAGGAAAAGTTATTGGTAGTATTGCTGTATTCACTTCTCTAGTTTTAATTGCTTGCCCTTCACTCCATGGTATTCTTACTTGGTGATTTAAGTGTAGGTAGCAAGTGACCTTTATCTTTCTTTTTCACCAACTCTAGAATGGCAATCCCAATATGTTCAGTGGCAGTAATGCAGCAGCACAAGCCAGGGGCATGCAGCAGCCTCCAGCACAACCTCTTAACTCATCTCAGCCTAATCTCCGTGCTCAAGTGCCTCCTCCATTGCTATCCCCTCAGGTAGAGACCGGGGTCCATTGTGCTACTTTGTGCTGCTCCATGTTGCAAAGGGCTAGTTTACAGAAAACATATCATCTTGTTTTAAAGACAAAAGTGCATGATACTTCCTGTTTACACAATTGCATACAGCATTTCTCCTCCTTACCAATGCACTATGCAGATTTGCATTGTTGTGCATTTTAATGGTGTACCACAATGTTTTGTCCTTAATCTGCAGACCAGCAAGAACAAAGAGGTTACAGGTTAATAAGGATGTATTATGTCTCTTAAATTTAAGTGAATACATCTAAACGTCTTCAGTTATTTTTTGTTCTCCTCAGGTTCCAGCGTCATTATTGAAGTATCCACCAAACAACGGGGGCCTGAGTCCACTCTTTGGCCCTCAGCAGGTAGCCATGCTGAACCAACTTTCCCAGCTATCGCAACTCTCTCAGATCTCTCAGCTGCAGGTAAGAAagcttctcttttttttaaaaaaaaagaaacacattatattCACATTCAAATGAATAGGAGTTTTGGCATTGTTGATTTTGTTTCTTACCTCCAATTTATCTGGTAAAGATAAACTGAGGTGgttgtgtgctgtgtgtggcaATGTCTGGACCAGATTCGTTATTAAAATCACACTGCTGGTTTGTGATGTGATCCAAGCTTGTGGGCTGTATTGTGCCATTGCACCCTCATCTCGCATCTCCGATATTTCAGCGACTCCTGATGCAGCAACAGAAAGTTCAGAATCAGAGAAGCATGCCATCTGGTGGGCGTCTGCAGCAAGACCAGCAAGTAAGTTTATCATCAGTATTGATACTGTGTTTCATTTTGCATAAAACAAGTGTCAGGTTTAGGGGTTATCCTTTTGTTGTGTCTTCtgcacttattttttaaatatcttaatCTACAACAACGTAAATGAATAAACATTAAGTTACAAACACTGTCCATCCGTCTCAGTTAGCACATTTTAGGATTGTGACCACAACAATCATAGGAACAGTGAATCTCTATCTGTGCCTAGCATTAACCATTATTTAATTCAGATGTTGCTAGTCAGTGTTGTAAATTATGACTCCCTTTTAACATGCACACCTTCCTCACAGGGTCGGCCACTCAGCATGCCCCAGCAGATGATGCAGCCTCCACGCCAGCTGGACCCCAACCTGATGAAACAGCAGGCTCACCCCCAGCAGCAACAACTCCATCAGCCTGCCATGAAGTCCTTCCTGGAAAACTTCATGCCCCACCATGAGCTGCAAAAAGAGCCGCCAACACTCAATTCATTCAGTAGCTTCCCTATAGGTGGGTTTCCCCAGCCTAACTTAGGGCAGTCTGATGCTATTTTGCACCAAGCTGTGAAGCACCCCATGATGTCTGGCCATGATCTTGCACCAGGCTGTTACCCTCCTGGTACACATCACAATCATAGCCATCTTAGTCCTCCACTCACTAATGGCCATCCAGGGCCAGTCTCGCCCATCCATCAACGGGCAGGGAGGAAGTATGCCAGCCAAGAAAGTACTGTATCAGCAAGAGGTGAATAAGTATGATTTTACTCAAATTTGCAGGGTCAAATGTATTTCTCTTTTCAACCAGGTATTCATTTTCATCAGTATTTGGTTATATAACCTGTATAACAAGGGTGTGCAATTCCAAAACTTGAGGGCCTCCTGGTGGATTCGGAGGACTGGATTTGTGCACCACTGATGTAAAACCTAAAGGATTACGTTATACTTCCTGTAATGAACATGTTTCAAATAAAGAGTACACTGTACACTACATGAATTGCAAAAAAAGTATTGGTATGTGGTATAGGGCTGGATCAAAATTTGCATTGTGCATGCTGGAGAGGAAAAGACATATCAGAAGGGAGCAAAGGAATGGGCTTTTCCACAGATGTCCAGCTCTGTAATAAGATCCTGGCTCTTGgcctttttctattttaaaatttGCTTCATGAAGAAGGGTAATGTGCGAAGAGCAGGCATGTCTCGTGGGACGGAATGTTCTGGTCAAAAAGCTTTCTGCTCGATATATAGTTACACGATTGCAGATTACAtttgtaccttttttttgtttgtttattttccaggCTTGAATTCAAACTTGAATGTAAACAACCTTGATATGGGCAGTATTAATTATAAAGAGCCACAGTCCCGACTGAAGAAATGGACTTTGGATAACATTTCTGTGAATGCATCATTAGATCAAAACTCCAGCAAACCTGGTAAGTGTGTTGATAATGAGCAGCTCGttgaattaaccctttgcagtcctatgtcggaccaggtcttgcgttacaatttttcctttccggtccgatgttggaccctgtccgacatcatcaaaaagacgtaaaacacaggtctctagtcgttttttctccggaaaaaacgGAGAAAAGcattcaatggcagagtgagactgataggagccgagggACGCTGAAAAAAAAAGGGGGCCGgttctgagcaatacacatagccctggcaccacacAGATAATACAGACATAAAcaaagatagctgcttctgcgtccagtgctcaaagaatatcacggatatttgcagagctttttgagatgttatagtaataaaataatgacttggattgcattattgaggagtttggtgataaaacgagtgatcaggagatgattaatcggtatgcacgactatgaagaggtatgtgaaaaatacagcgaacaaggagtgggcctggagatgcagtactgagtgtcctgttgatatgcagtgccttttaaacctgttttactgcgcatgtgaaaataaattggacctaatGCGCTGAGTAAGTGGGCCGTAAAGGGTTAATAGGCACTGTTTACCAAAGATCAAGAGAATATGTTCATGTCTACTTGCTACAACTATTTATGTAAATTCAATTTGATGGAAGTATTTAAAATAACACGTCAGGTTAGTGGTCAGAAAACCAACATTCTTAAGGAGATGCAAATAAATGCTACTCTACTGTATTTGTAAAATGGAGAGTATGGAGACAGGCTACCTAAGTTTTATATGGTTCTATTGCAGGTGCTATTTCAACCGGGCTTCGGCTTGAAGAGTCTCACTTTGGTCCATATGACTTTATGAACAACTCTCCTGCCAGCCCTCCTGGATCTGTTGGGGACGGCTGGCCCAGTCGTGCCAAATCGCCTAACGGCTCTAGCAATGTCAACTGGCCACCAGGTAAGACGTGGAAAATGGCCTTTTACTTCCCCCGGAGCTTGGTCCCTTTAGTAGTAATACTATAGATCCTGTTGCACAATCTTGTGGTTAAATGCTATTGGTCAATACCCAAGTACTGCTAGGATTTTGGAAGCCATAGCTGTAacccttttttgttttgtcttagaATTTCGCCCTGGTGAGCCATGGAAAGGATATCCAAACATTGACCCTGAAACTGACCCTTACGTCACTCCTGGCAGTGTGATAAATAATCTCTCTATTAATACTGTTCGGGACATTGATCACCTCAGGGACAGGAATAATGGTATGGGAACATTTTATATTCTCCCATTGAGAGGAAAGATACAGTGACGTCTTTCTATTTGCAAGATCTATCTGGGCAATATGACACGTGACCCAATGTTTAATATTATGGAtgtggtgtgtttttgtttgaaaacaCTAAAACTGGTTGAATTGCTTCATTGCAGGGTCAACCTCATCTCTGAACACCACGCTGCCTTCAACTAGTGCCTGGTCATCCATTCGTGCCTCCAACTACAGTGGTTC
The window above is part of the Acipenser ruthenus chromosome 22, fAciRut3.2 maternal haplotype, whole genome shotgun sequence genome. Proteins encoded here:
- the LOC117431292 gene encoding trinucleotide repeat-containing gene 6A protein-like isoform X2, with amino-acid sequence MERTLNYVRENVNESVDTARKQVGEGIFCYKYHRDIHFPTVQEEIKQELEAKATKEAEEKNNRDIGQEKEEQLMEERKKRKDDKKKKEALKKATEQKNKVPESIKSSSSQPQPANPNNGTSAVTSNISNAKRAAAASSQQQASPRYPPREVPPRFRHHEQKQLLKRGQQLPVLAANLGARAQVLNSRGTVTTLPASDRPLQNGNKDNHTGEPPIRDLVSHSPNQSDLNHGVSHYENSQWGPGSSGSDSNTNWDKVVVVDGCDKEAWPSITDCDPELASECIDTDSASNSGSEKNLSIMASGNAVGDNDGNRNGNGRSSQNHFMVENGSNNVSNGSINGPWGLSHGSMLSTCQSSVEGPNGKLTESSHGKINAWGNLGSSTNGGINPSTLNPNANHGAWPVLENNGHKPQGPVGSGNNGTNIQRSTIGQMPNNQSINSNMGGPIHGSWGSLQENAESEVNGTRKVSLSGQPQNLNTETNGPNNTTNMMTSSLPNSTGSMQMNELPNITGPRAWRMSTVNPSQLQASSVSNGTSISQYSNDEGIKGGSYDTTWGAPGTNYSGDKCPVPKGQSVGDTVNATLMQSTMNGSAAGAAAFKNSNGVDGRGGTWESGAVNSHNVAWGTGNSVGSGGVQRAWGSASSNTGTNLSNGEWNNLPNSQHSSDGMNGNGNRKGTNGWKSLEDDALCGQNSVISQVNEQNSVWGKSTATNAESEGSTESTGSQNEKMRGDEQRGRDRRKADPQGLIQNTSNRPDLDPCVLSNTGWGQTVIRQHTAWDIEASMEIEKKTDIGTEAWGGCVSQTSNSGGWGDGPSPNCNDTSSVSGWANQKPATGWGDTKGSNSQGGWDENSASTGVVKSNQSWGSSKEDKSSAWNDAQKVKQGWMEGQKSKQGWGVSSRGEEWGEAPRANQWGEPQKSGSGGWDSDSDRSVSGWSEPGRSGSGTNTWGGGGGGGGGSNNPNPSSASGWGEQSKTNNQPQGWGEPSKTNNQSQGWGEQSKTNQPQGWGEPSKTNQPQGWGEPSKTNNPPQSWGEPSKTNNPPQGWGEQSKTNNQSQGWGGQSKANQPQGWGEQSKANQPQGWGEPSNTNNPPQGWGEQSKTNNQSQGWGGQSKTNNQSQGWGEPSKPSNSPDWNKPQDVSGGSLSWGGALSSSSSATSKPAGWINGPVPASPKEEEPTGWEEPSPESIRRKMEIDDGTSAWGDPNKYKYKNVNMWNKNVANGSSGSEQEAQVQQQYLPQPPPSAMPNKENSGGPGWGEPYGVQPKSESSWGEPSVPPTTVDNGTSAWGKPMDTGNSWGEPGNETTGWSNTPVGQQPQNKPGPKPMQDGWCGDEMSMPGTRHPSWEEEEDVEIGMWNSNPSQEMNQPSNWPPYMKKMPPKGIIKGGNKQDDAWMNQFVKQFSNIGFSRDSSEEALKSNKMDMSGGMLQDKRMDMDKHGLNAGEYNVIGKGSGSRTQISKESSVERSPYYDKLSLAMSGHDDIVAEEPQNVHFVSNHNMKLPPSNNALPNQTLGSVAGLGIQNLNSVRQNGNPNMFSGSNAAAQARGMQQPPAQPLNSSQPNLRAQVPPPLLSPQVPASLLKYPPNNGGLSPLFGPQQVAMLNQLSQLSQLSQISQLQRLLMQQQKVQNQRSMPSGGRLQQDQQGRPLSMPQQMMQPPRQLDPNLMKQQAHPQQQQLHQPAMKSFLENFMPHHELQKEPPTLNSFSSFPIGGFPQPNLGQSDAILHQAVKHPMMSGHDLAPGCYPPGTHHNHSHLSPPLTNGHPGPVSPIHQRAGRKYASQESTVSARGLNSNLNVNNLDMGSINYKEPQSRLKKWTLDNISVNASLDQNSSKPGAISTGLRLEESHFGPYDFMNNSPASPPGSVGDGWPSRAKSPNGSSNVNWPPEFRPGEPWKGYPNIDPETDPYVTPGSVINNLSINTVRDIDHLRDRNNGSTSSLNTTLPSTSAWSSIRASNYSGSLSSTAQSTSARNSDSKSTWPPGPITNTSLAHELWKVPLPSKNITAPSRPPPGLTGQKPPSSWDNNSLRLGGGWGNSDLRYTPGSSWSDNSSGRTTNWLVLKNLTPQIDGSTLRTLCMQHGPLITFHLNLPHGNALVRYSSKEEAAKAQKSLHMCVLGNTTILAEFASEEEISRFFAQGQSMTPSPGWQALGSSHNRMGSVDGSHSFSNRNDLNHWNGAGLSGTGSGDLHGTSLWGTPKYSTSLWGTPGSNDTRGINSPSPINAFLPVDHLAGGGESM
- the LOC117431292 gene encoding trinucleotide repeat-containing gene 6A protein-like isoform X1; the encoded protein is MERTLNYVRENVNESVDTARKQVGEGIFCYKYHRDIHFPTVQEEIKQELEAKATKEAEEKNNRDIGQEKEEQLMEERKKRKDDKKKKEALKKATEQKNKVPESIKSSSSQPQPANPNNGTSAVTSNISNAKRAAAASSQQQASPRYPPREVPPRFRHHEQKQLLKRGQQLPVLAANLGARAQVLNSRGTVTTLPASDRPLQNGNKDNHTGFPQADKRHSTFICSLILQGEPPIRDLVSHSPNQSDLNHGVSHYENSQWGPGSSGSDSNTNWDKVVVVDGCDKEAWPSITDCDPELASECIDTDSASNSGSEKNLSIMASGNAVGDNDGNRNGNGRSSQNHFMVENGSNNVSNGSINGPWGLSHGSMLSTCQSSVEGPNGKLTESSHGKINAWGNLGSSTNGGINPSTLNPNANHGAWPVLENNGHKPQGPVGSGNNGTNIQRSTIGQMPNNQSINSNMGGPIHGSWGSLQENAESEVNGTRKVSLSGQPQNLNTETNGPNNTTNMMTSSLPNSTGSMQMNELPNITGPRAWRMSTVNPSQLQASSVSNGTSISQYSNDEGIKGGSYDTTWGAPGTNYSGDKCPVPKGQSVGDTVNATLMQSTMNGSAAGAAAFKNSNGVDGRGGTWESGAVNSHNVAWGTGNSVGSGGVQRAWGSASSNTGTNLSNGEWNNLPNSQHSSDGMNGNGNRKGTNGWKSLEDDALCGQNSVISQVNEQNSVWGKSTATNAESEGSTESTGSQNEKMRGDEQRGRDRRKADPQGLIQNTSNRPDLDPCVLSNTGWGQTVIRQHTAWDIEASMEIEKKTDIGTEAWGGCVSQTSNSGGWGDGPSPNCNDTSSVSGWANQKPATGWGDTKGSNSQGGWDENSASTGVVKSNQSWGSSKEDKSSAWNDAQKVKQGWMEGQKSKQGWGVSSRGEEWGEAPRANQWGEPQKSGSGGWDSDSDRSVSGWSEPGRSGSGTNTWGGGGGGGGGSNNPNPSSASGWGEQSKTNNQPQGWGEPSKTNNQSQGWGEQSKTNQPQGWGEPSKTNQPQGWGEPSKTNNPPQSWGEPSKTNNPPQGWGEQSKTNNQSQGWGGQSKANQPQGWGEQSKANQPQGWGEPSNTNNPPQGWGEQSKTNNQSQGWGGQSKTNNQSQGWGEPSKPSNSPDWNKPQDVSGGSLSWGGALSSSSSATSKPAGWINGPVPASPKEEEPTGWEEPSPESIRRKMEIDDGTSAWGDPNKYKYKNVNMWNKNVANGSSGSEQEAQVQQQYLPQPPPSAMPNKENSGGPGWGEPYGVQPKSESSWGEPSVPPTTVDNGTSAWGKPMDTGNSWGEPGNETTGWSNTPVGQQPQNKPGPKPMQDGWCGDEMSMPGTRHPSWEEEEDVEIGMWNSNPSQEMNQPSNWPPYMKKMPPKGIIKGGNKQDDAWMNQFVKQFSNIGFSRDSSEEALKSNKMDMSGGMLQDKRMDMDKHGLNAGEYNVIGKGSGSRTQISKESSVERSPYYDKLSLAMSGHDDIVAEEPQNVHFVSNHNMKLPPSNNALPNQTLGSVAGLGIQNLNSVRQNGNPNMFSGSNAAAQARGMQQPPAQPLNSSQPNLRAQVPPPLLSPQVPASLLKYPPNNGGLSPLFGPQQVAMLNQLSQLSQLSQISQLQRLLMQQQKVQNQRSMPSGGRLQQDQQGRPLSMPQQMMQPPRQLDPNLMKQQAHPQQQQLHQPAMKSFLENFMPHHELQKEPPTLNSFSSFPIGGFPQPNLGQSDAILHQAVKHPMMSGHDLAPGCYPPGTHHNHSHLSPPLTNGHPGPVSPIHQRAGRKYASQESTVSARGLNSNLNVNNLDMGSINYKEPQSRLKKWTLDNISVNASLDQNSSKPGAISTGLRLEESHFGPYDFMNNSPASPPGSVGDGWPSRAKSPNGSSNVNWPPEFRPGEPWKGYPNIDPETDPYVTPGSVINNLSINTVRDIDHLRDRNNGSTSSLNTTLPSTSAWSSIRASNYSGSLSSTAQSTSARNSDSKSTWPPGPITNTSLAHELWKVPLPSKNITAPSRPPPGLTGQKPPSSWDNNSLRLGGGWGNSDLRYTPGSSWSDNSSGRTTNWLVLKNLTPQIDGSTLRTLCMQHGPLITFHLNLPHGNALVRYSSKEEAAKAQKSLHMCVLGNTTILAEFASEEEISRFFAQGQSMTPSPGWQALGSSHNRMGSVDGSHSFSNRNDLNHWNGAGLSGTGSGDLHGTSLWGTPKYSTSLWGTPGSNDTRGINSPSPINAFLPVDHLAGGGESM